One Anaerolineae bacterium genomic window carries:
- a CDS encoding LacI family transcriptional regulator, protein MRAPTQQDVARRAGVSRATVSYILNNRADGNVRISEQTRQRVLQAIRELGYRPNVTARSLRTRRTQLLAIMVPDLTNPFYPQLIRGVQASADQRDYQLLVYDSNDNPARERAFVETVLRRRVDGVILVTFHLNADDVAQLTQAGIQVVAIGGRLRTAGVDVVATRERLAVHEVIRYLVSRGHRRIAHLAGPLDTPSGEVRLQGYREGLAEAGIPYDESLVRYGTFQRAGVAELVASLFPSPEVKDRPTALFAANDVMAIEAILTLTRRGWRIPEDVAVCGFDDIPEAELITPSLTTVGQDAQALGQRAAELLLERLSSQEPIEVRHVSVPYRLVIRESA, encoded by the coding sequence ATGCGAGCACCTACGCAGCAGGATGTCGCTCGCCGCGCAGGGGTCTCCCGCGCCACTGTCTCCTATATCCTCAACAACCGCGCTGACGGCAACGTTCGCATCAGCGAGCAGACCCGCCAGCGCGTGCTACAGGCGATCCGAGAGCTCGGATATCGGCCGAATGTGACGGCGCGCAGCTTGCGCACGCGTCGCACTCAGCTTCTGGCCATCATGGTGCCCGATCTGACCAACCCCTTCTACCCTCAGTTAATTCGCGGAGTCCAGGCCAGCGCCGATCAGCGAGATTATCAGCTCCTGGTGTATGACAGCAACGATAACCCTGCGCGTGAGCGCGCCTTCGTGGAGACGGTACTGCGCCGGCGCGTGGATGGCGTGATCCTGGTAACCTTTCACCTGAATGCGGATGATGTGGCGCAGCTTACGCAGGCTGGCATTCAGGTGGTCGCCATAGGTGGCCGGCTGCGCACGGCTGGTGTGGATGTAGTAGCCACGCGAGAGCGCCTGGCGGTTCATGAAGTCATCCGATACCTTGTGAGTCGGGGGCATCGGCGCATCGCCCATCTGGCTGGGCCGCTGGACACGCCGTCAGGGGAGGTACGCCTGCAAGGCTACCGGGAGGGGCTGGCCGAGGCTGGCATCCCGTACGATGAGTCGTTGGTGCGCTATGGGACCTTCCAGCGCGCAGGGGTGGCCGAGCTGGTTGCCTCTCTGTTTCCGAGCCCAGAGGTTAAGGACCGCCCAACAGCCCTCTTCGCCGCCAACGACGTCATGGCCATTGAAGCGATCCTTACCCTTACCCGTCGCGGCTGGCGCATTCCGGAGGACGTGGCCGTGTGCGGCTTCGACGATATCCCAGAGGCTGAGCTGATCACCCCATCGCTGACGACCGTTGGCCAGGACGCACAGGCTTTAGGGCAGCGGGCGGCAGAGTTGCTGTTAGAGCGGCTGAGCAGCCAAGAGCCGATCGAGGTGCGACATGTAAGCGTGCCATATCGTCTGGTGATCCGGGAGAGCGCATAA